One window of Kosakonia cowanii JCM 10956 = DSM 18146 genomic DNA carries:
- a CDS encoding TRAP transporter substrate-binding protein, with amino-acid sequence MNAAQRFLTLSIGSALLFMSHTALAQTFRAADVHPADYPNVVAVKHMGEKLSKATDGRLEIKTFPGGVLGDEKQVIEQAQIGAIDIIRVSMTPVAAILPEINVFTLPYIFRDEDHMHKVLDGMIGQEIGNRLSASSKSRLIFLGWMDAGTRNLITKAPVTKAEDLKGMKIRVQGSPIALDTLKAMGANSVAMGVSEVFSGMQTGVIDGTENNPPTFVAHNYLPVVKNYTWSKHFIIPELFLFSKAKWDKLKKEDQELILKLAKEAQAEQRELWKAYNEKSLQAMKAGGVQFHDIDTKAFYDATQSVRDKYGNAHQDLIKRIQDVQ; translated from the coding sequence ATGAACGCTGCACAACGTTTTCTGACTCTTTCGATCGGTTCCGCTCTGCTCTTTATGTCGCATACCGCGCTCGCACAAACGTTTCGCGCCGCCGATGTCCACCCGGCGGATTACCCCAATGTCGTGGCGGTAAAACATATGGGCGAGAAATTAAGTAAAGCTACCGATGGCCGGCTGGAAATTAAAACCTTTCCCGGCGGCGTATTAGGCGATGAGAAACAGGTGATTGAGCAGGCGCAAATCGGCGCTATCGATATCATTCGCGTCTCGATGACGCCAGTGGCGGCGATATTGCCGGAGATTAACGTTTTCACGCTGCCCTATATCTTTCGCGATGAAGATCATATGCACAAAGTGCTCGACGGCATGATTGGCCAGGAGATTGGCAACCGGCTCTCTGCGAGCAGCAAATCGCGGCTAATTTTCCTCGGCTGGATGGATGCCGGCACGCGCAATCTCATCACCAAAGCGCCAGTTACTAAAGCTGAAGATTTAAAAGGGATGAAAATCCGCGTGCAGGGCAGCCCGATTGCCCTTGATACCCTGAAAGCGATGGGGGCGAACTCGGTGGCGATGGGCGTGAGCGAAGTTTTCAGCGGCATGCAGACCGGGGTGATTGACGGCACGGAGAACAACCCGCCGACCTTTGTGGCGCACAACTATTTGCCGGTGGTGAAGAACTATACCTGGAGCAAACACTTCATTATTCCCGAGCTGTTTCTCTTCTCAAAAGCCAAGTGGGACAAGCTAAAAAAAGAGGATCAGGAGTTGATCCTTAAGCTGGCGAAAGAGGCGCAGGCGGAGCAGCGCGAGCTGTGGAAAGCCTATAACGAGAAGTCGCTGCAGGCGATGAAAGCGGGCGGCGTGCAGTTCCACGATATCGACACCAAAGCCTTCTACGATGCCACGCAGTCGGTACGCGATAAGTACGGCAATGCGCACCAGGATCTGATTAAGCGTATTCAGGACGTGCAGTAA
- the ygiD gene encoding 4,5-DOPA dioxygenase extradiol: MSAPRMPALFLGHGNPMNALQDNVYTRAWGKLGDTLPRPKAIVAISAHWFTRGTGVTAMETPQTIHDFGGFPQALHDVHYPAPGSPALAQRLVDLLSPLPVTLDHEAWGFDHGSWGVLIKMYPNADIPMVQLSIDSTKPAAWHMEMGRKLAALRDEGVMIVASGNVVHNLRTARWHGDTTPFPWAVGFNDFVKQNLTWQGPVEQHPLVNYLEHDSGSLANPTPEHFLPLLYVLGAWDGNEPLSIPVEGMEMASISMLSVQVG; this comes from the coding sequence ATGTCTGCACCTCGTATGCCCGCGCTGTTTCTGGGGCACGGCAACCCAATGAATGCGCTGCAGGATAATGTTTATACCCGCGCCTGGGGGAAACTGGGCGATACCTTGCCGCGTCCGAAAGCGATTGTGGCGATCTCCGCGCACTGGTTTACGCGCGGCACTGGCGTAACGGCGATGGAGACACCGCAAACGATCCATGATTTCGGCGGTTTCCCGCAGGCGCTGCACGACGTGCATTACCCCGCGCCCGGTTCGCCCGCGCTGGCACAGCGGCTGGTGGATCTGCTCTCACCGCTGCCGGTGACGCTGGATCATGAGGCCTGGGGCTTCGATCATGGCTCCTGGGGGGTGCTGATCAAGATGTACCCCAATGCGGATATTCCCATGGTGCAGCTCAGTATCGACAGCACCAAACCGGCGGCGTGGCATATGGAGATGGGGCGCAAACTCGCCGCGCTGCGCGATGAAGGGGTGATGATTGTCGCCAGCGGCAACGTGGTGCACAACCTGCGCACGGCGCGCTGGCACGGTGACACCACGCCTTTTCCGTGGGCAGTCGGCTTCAACGATTTTGTGAAGCAGAATCTGACGTGGCAGGGGCCGGTTGAGCAGCATCCGCTGGTCAACTACCTCGAACATGATAGCGGTTCGCTCGCCAATCCAACGCCGGAACACTTCCTGCCGCTGCTCTATGTGCTTGGCGCATGGGATGGCAACGAGCCGTTGTCGATTCCCGTTGAGGGGATGGAGATGGCTTCCATCAGCATGTTGTCGGTGCAGGTGGGGTAA
- the ubiK gene encoding ubiquinone biosynthesis accessory factor UbiK produces MIDPKKIEQIARQVHESMPKGIRELGEDVEKKIRQALQGQLTRLDLVSREEFDVQTQVLLRTREKLALLEQRLNDLENRGSTAASAQPAPAPVVASEVTEIKPAPAIPPVDDTP; encoded by the coding sequence ATGATTGATCCGAAGAAAATTGAACAGATTGCACGACAGGTTCACGAATCCATGCCGAAAGGGATCCGTGAGCTTGGCGAAGACGTTGAGAAGAAGATTCGCCAGGCCTTGCAGGGGCAGTTAACCCGCCTTGATTTGGTCAGCCGGGAAGAGTTCGATGTGCAGACGCAGGTTCTGCTGCGCACCCGCGAAAAGCTGGCGCTGCTGGAGCAGCGTCTGAACGATCTGGAAAACCGCGGTTCCACCGCTGCCAGCGCGCAACCGGCTCCTGCGCCTGTTGTGGCCTCCGAGGTGACGGAGATAAAACCGGCACCGGCGATCCCGCCTGTGGACGATACGCCGTAA
- a CDS encoding glutathionylspermidine synthase family protein, with the protein MERISISERPDWREKAAEYGFNFHTMYGEPYWCEDAYYKLTLAQVEKLEDVTAELHQMCLQVVEKVVASDELMTKFRIPKHTWGFVRQSWATRQPSLYSRLDLAWDGVGEPKLLENNADTPTSLYEAAFFQWIWLEDQLNAGNLPQGSDQFNSLQEKLIARFAELREQHGFQLLHFTCCRDTVEDRGTVQYLQDCAAEAELASEFLYIEDIGLGEKGQFSDLQDQVIGNLFKLYPWEYMLREMFSTKLEDAGVRWLEPAWKSIISNKALLPMLWQMFPDHPNLLPAWFADEDHPPMEKYVVKPIFSREGANVSIVENGKTVESVEGPYGEEGMIVQEFYPLPKFGDSYTLIGSWLINDQPAGIGIREDRALITQDLSRFYPHVFVE; encoded by the coding sequence ATGGAAAGAATCAGCATTAGCGAGCGCCCGGACTGGCGCGAAAAAGCGGCGGAGTACGGTTTTAATTTTCACACCATGTATGGCGAGCCTTACTGGTGTGAAGATGCCTACTACAAACTGACGCTTGCCCAGGTTGAGAAGCTGGAGGATGTCACCGCCGAACTGCACCAGATGTGCCTGCAGGTGGTAGAGAAGGTCGTTGCCAGCGATGAGCTGATGACCAAATTCCGCATTCCAAAACACACCTGGGGCTTTGTGCGCCAGTCGTGGGCCACGCGTCAGCCTTCGCTCTATTCACGTCTCGATCTCGCCTGGGATGGCGTCGGTGAACCTAAGCTGCTGGAAAATAACGCCGACACGCCGACCTCGCTGTATGAAGCGGCCTTCTTTCAGTGGATCTGGCTCGAAGATCAGCTCAACGCCGGCAACCTGCCGCAGGGCAGCGATCAGTTCAACAGCCTGCAGGAGAAGCTCATCGCACGCTTTGCAGAGCTGCGCGAGCAGCACGGCTTCCAGCTGCTGCACTTCACCTGCTGCCGCGATACGGTAGAAGATCGCGGTACGGTACAGTATCTCCAGGATTGCGCGGCCGAAGCGGAGCTGGCCTCCGAGTTTCTCTATATCGAAGATATTGGCCTTGGTGAAAAGGGGCAGTTTTCCGATCTGCAGGATCAGGTGATTGGCAACCTCTTCAAGCTCTATCCGTGGGAATACATGCTGCGGGAAATGTTCTCCACCAAGCTGGAAGATGCCGGCGTGCGCTGGCTGGAGCCGGCCTGGAAGAGCATCATCTCCAACAAGGCGCTGCTGCCGATGCTGTGGCAGATGTTCCCGGATCATCCCAATCTGCTGCCAGCCTGGTTTGCCGATGAAGATCATCCGCCGATGGAGAAGTATGTGGTGAAACCGATCTTCTCCCGCGAAGGTGCCAACGTCTCGATCGTTGAGAACGGCAAAACTGTCGAGTCGGTGGAGGGCCCGTACGGCGAAGAGGGGATGATCGTGCAGGAGTTCTACCCGCTGCCGAAGTTTGGCGACAGCTATACGCTGATTGGCAGCTGGCTTATTAACGATCAGCCTGCCGGTATCGGCATCCGCGAAGATCGGGCGCTGATCACCCAGGATCTCTCCCGCTTCTACCCGCATGTCTTTGTCGAATAA
- a CDS encoding TRAP transporter large permease yields MDAFILVFTLAIMLAIGVPVAYAVGISAVLGAWYIDIPLEAVMIQLTNGVNKFSLLAIPFFILAGAIMAEGGIARRLVNFAYIFVGFIRGGLSLVNIVASTFFGAISGSSVADTASIGSVMIPEMDKKGYPRDFAAAVTASGSVQAILTPPSHNSVIYSLATGGTVSIAALFIAGILPGLLLSFTLMVMCVVFAHKRGYPKGERVPFRQALKIFADTLWGLMTVVIIMGGILSGIFTATESAAIACLWAFFVTMFIYRDYKWSELPKLMYRTVKTVTIVMILIGFASAFGAVMTYMQLPGRITEAFTQLSDNKYVILMCINIMLLLLGTLMDMAPLILILTPVLLPVTNALGIDPVHFGMIMLVNLGIGLITPPVGSVLFVASAVSKQKIEQVVKAMLPFYAILFVVLMLVTYIPAISLFLPKLFGVM; encoded by the coding sequence ATGGATGCATTTATTCTGGTCTTTACGCTCGCCATTATGTTGGCGATTGGCGTGCCGGTCGCCTATGCGGTCGGCATCAGCGCGGTACTCGGCGCGTGGTATATCGATATTCCGCTGGAAGCGGTGATGATCCAGCTGACCAACGGCGTGAATAAATTCTCACTGCTGGCGATCCCGTTTTTTATTCTGGCCGGGGCGATTATGGCGGAGGGCGGCATTGCCCGCAGGCTGGTCAACTTTGCCTATATCTTTGTCGGCTTTATCCGCGGCGGCCTGTCGCTGGTTAATATCGTCGCTTCGACCTTTTTCGGTGCCATTTCGGGATCGTCGGTGGCAGATACCGCCTCGATTGGCTCGGTGATGATCCCGGAGATGGATAAAAAGGGTTACCCGCGCGATTTCGCTGCCGCCGTCACCGCCAGCGGATCGGTGCAGGCGATCCTCACGCCGCCCAGCCACAACTCGGTGATCTACTCGCTGGCAACGGGCGGTACTGTCTCCATCGCGGCGCTGTTTATCGCCGGGATTTTGCCGGGCCTGCTGCTCAGTTTTACCCTGATGGTGATGTGCGTGGTCTTTGCCCATAAGCGCGGCTATCCGAAAGGGGAGCGCGTGCCGTTTCGCCAGGCGTTAAAGATCTTTGCCGATACGCTGTGGGGGCTGATGACGGTAGTGATCATCATGGGCGGCATCCTCTCCGGGATCTTCACCGCCACCGAATCAGCGGCGATCGCCTGTCTGTGGGCCTTTTTCGTCACCATGTTTATCTATCGTGACTACAAATGGTCCGAGCTGCCGAAGCTGATGTACCGCACGGTGAAAACCGTCACTATCGTGATGATCCTGATTGGCTTTGCCTCGGCTTTTGGCGCGGTGATGACCTATATGCAGTTGCCGGGCCGCATCACCGAGGCGTTTACCCAGCTCTCTGACAACAAGTATGTAATTCTGATGTGCATTAACATCATGCTGCTGCTGCTCGGCACGCTGATGGATATGGCACCGCTGATCCTGATCCTGACGCCGGTACTGCTGCCGGTGACCAATGCGCTGGGCATTGATCCGGTACACTTCGGTATGATCATGCTGGTCAACCTGGGGATTGGGTTGATTACGCCGCCGGTGGGATCGGTGCTGTTTGTCGCCAGCGCGGTGAGTAAACAGAAGATCGAACAAGTGGTAAAGGCGATGCTGCCTTTCTACGCCATCCTGTTCGTGGTGCTGATGCTGGTGACCTATATTCCGGCCATCTCGCTCTTCCTGCCGAAGCTGTTTGGCGTGATGTAA
- the hldE gene encoding bifunctional D-glycero-beta-D-manno-heptose-7-phosphate kinase/D-glycero-beta-D-manno-heptose 1-phosphate adenylyltransferase HldE, whose product MKVTLPEFKQAGVMVVGDVMLDRYWYGPTSRISPEAPVPVVKVDTIEERPGGAANVAMNIASLGASARLVGLTGIDDAARALSKALADVNVNCDFVSVPTHPTITKLRVLSRNQQLIRLDFEEGFDGVDPQPMHERINQALGSIGALVLSDYAKGALNSVQQMIALARKADVPVLIDPKGTDFERYRGATLLTPNLSEFEAVAGKCKSEEEIVERGMKVIADYDLSALLVTRSEQGMTLLQPGKAPLHMPTQAQEVYDVTGAGDTVIGVLAATLAAGNSLEEACFFANAAAGVVVGKLGTSTVSPIELENAVRGRAETGFGVMSEEELKVAVAAARKRGEKVVMTNGVFDILHAGHVSYLANARKLGDRLIVAVNSDASTKRLKGETRPVNPLEQRMIVLSALEAVDWVVSFEEDTPQRLIAGVLPDKLVKGGDYKPDQIAGSEEVWANGGEVLVLNFEDGCSTTNIIKKIQKNSQ is encoded by the coding sequence ATGAAAGTTACGCTGCCAGAGTTTAAACAAGCCGGTGTGATGGTGGTGGGCGATGTGATGCTGGATCGTTACTGGTACGGTCCAACCAGCCGCATCTCCCCGGAAGCGCCGGTGCCGGTGGTCAAAGTCGACACCATTGAAGAGCGTCCGGGCGGCGCGGCGAACGTGGCGATGAACATTGCCTCGCTGGGTGCCTCCGCGCGCCTGGTCGGCCTGACCGGCATTGATGATGCGGCGCGCGCGCTGAGCAAAGCGCTGGCGGATGTTAACGTCAATTGCGACTTCGTTTCTGTTCCGACTCACCCAACCATCACCAAGCTGCGTGTGCTGTCACGCAACCAGCAGTTGATCCGCCTCGATTTTGAAGAGGGGTTTGATGGTGTCGATCCGCAGCCAATGCATGAGCGCATTAACCAGGCGCTGGGCTCGATTGGCGCGCTGGTGCTCTCCGATTACGCCAAAGGCGCGCTCAACAGCGTTCAGCAGATGATTGCGCTGGCGCGGAAAGCCGATGTGCCGGTGCTGATCGATCCGAAAGGGACCGATTTTGAGCGCTATCGCGGCGCAACGCTGCTGACGCCGAATCTCTCCGAGTTCGAAGCGGTGGCGGGCAAATGTAAGAGTGAAGAGGAGATCGTCGAACGCGGCATGAAAGTGATCGCCGATTACGATCTCTCAGCGCTGCTGGTGACCCGCTCCGAGCAGGGGATGACGCTGCTGCAGCCGGGCAAAGCGCCGCTGCATATGCCGACCCAGGCGCAGGAAGTGTATGACGTGACGGGCGCAGGCGACACGGTGATTGGCGTGCTGGCGGCAACGCTTGCGGCGGGTAATTCGCTGGAAGAAGCCTGCTTCTTTGCCAATGCTGCCGCCGGTGTGGTGGTTGGTAAACTCGGCACCTCAACCGTTTCGCCGATCGAGCTGGAGAATGCCGTGCGCGGTCGTGCGGAAACCGGCTTCGGTGTGATGAGCGAAGAGGAGCTGAAAGTGGCCGTTGCCGCCGCGCGTAAACGCGGTGAAAAAGTGGTGATGACCAACGGCGTCTTCGACATCCTCCACGCCGGGCATGTCTCTTACCTGGCGAACGCGCGCAAGCTCGGCGACCGCCTGATTGTTGCCGTCAACAGCGATGCTTCCACCAAACGCCTGAAAGGCGAAACGCGTCCGGTCAACCCGCTTGAGCAGCGCATGATTGTGCTGAGCGCGCTGGAAGCCGTGGACTGGGTGGTGTCGTTTGAAGAGGATACGCCGCAGCGTCTGATTGCCGGCGTTCTGCCGGATAAGCTGGTGAAAGGCGGGGATTATAAACCGGATCAAATCGCTGGCAGCGAAGAGGTGTGGGCGAACGGCGGTGAAGTGCTGGTGCTCAACTTCGAAGATGGTTGCTCGACGACGAATATCATCAAAAAGATCCAGAAAAACAGCCAGTAA
- a CDS encoding TRAP transporter small permease: MAERYSLLMDILYRLSMWVAGLALLVMVAIIPVGIFARYVMNSALSWPEPVAIICMVTFTFIGAAVSYRAGSHIAVTMMTDRLSEPLRKVCFLLADLMLMAISLFILWYSATLCAELWEQPVAEFPLFTAGESYLPLPIGSAITLLFIVEKMLFGAQYHRPVVMLGSSS; encoded by the coding sequence ATGGCAGAACGCTATTCGTTGTTAATGGATATTCTCTATCGCCTCTCTATGTGGGTGGCCGGTCTTGCGCTGTTGGTGATGGTGGCGATTATCCCCGTGGGGATTTTCGCCCGCTATGTGATGAACAGCGCGCTCTCCTGGCCGGAGCCGGTGGCGATCATCTGTATGGTGACCTTTACCTTTATCGGCGCTGCTGTGAGCTACCGTGCCGGATCGCATATCGCCGTCACCATGATGACCGACCGTTTAAGCGAGCCGCTGCGTAAGGTCTGTTTCCTGCTGGCGGATCTGATGCTGATGGCGATCAGCCTCTTTATCCTCTGGTACAGCGCGACGCTGTGCGCCGAATTGTGGGAGCAGCCGGTGGCAGAGTTCCCGCTCTTTACCGCCGGAGAGAGCTATTTACCGCTGCCGATAGGCTCTGCGATCACCCTTCTGTTTATTGTCGAGAAGATGCTTTTTGGCGCGCAGTACCACCGTCCGGTGGTGATGCTCGGCTCGTCGAGCTGA
- the ribB gene encoding 3,4-dihydroxy-2-butanone-4-phosphate synthase — MNQTLLSSFGTAFDRVEQALAALREGRGVMVLDDESRENEGDMIFAAETMTVEQMALTIRHGSGIVCLCLTDERRKQLDLPMMVENNTSAFGTGFTVTIEAAHGVTTGVSAADRLTTVRAAIADDAKPSDLHRPGHVFPLRAQKGGVLTRGGHTEATIDLVSLAGFKPAGVLCELTNDDGSMARAPECIAFAKQHNMAVVTIEDLVAYRQDLERKAS, encoded by the coding sequence ATGAATCAGACGCTACTTTCCTCTTTTGGCACCGCTTTCGATCGCGTTGAACAGGCGCTTGCCGCCCTGCGCGAAGGGCGTGGTGTGATGGTTCTCGATGATGAGAGCCGTGAGAACGAAGGCGATATGATCTTCGCCGCCGAAACCATGACCGTTGAGCAGATGGCGCTCACTATCCGTCACGGTAGCGGCATTGTTTGCCTCTGCCTGACCGACGAGCGTCGTAAACAGCTCGACCTGCCGATGATGGTGGAGAATAACACCAGCGCCTTCGGCACCGGTTTTACCGTCACCATCGAAGCGGCACACGGCGTTACCACCGGCGTTTCCGCCGCTGACCGCCTGACCACCGTGCGTGCTGCGATTGCTGACGATGCCAAACCGTCCGACCTGCACCGTCCTGGCCACGTCTTCCCGCTGCGCGCGCAGAAGGGCGGCGTATTGACCCGCGGCGGCCACACCGAAGCAACCATCGACTTAGTGTCGCTGGCGGGCTTTAAACCGGCCGGCGTACTGTGCGAATTAACCAATGATGATGGCTCAATGGCGCGCGCGCCGGAGTGCATCGCCTTTGCGAAGCAGCACAATATGGCTGTCGTAACGATTGAAGACCTGGTGGCTTATCGCCAGGATCTGGAGCGCAAAGCCAGCTAA
- the zupT gene encoding zinc transporter ZupT → MSVPLILTILAGAATFIGAILGVIGQKPSNRVLAFSLGFAAGIMLLISLMEMLPAALATESMPPMLGYGMFVVGLLGYFALDRLLPHAHAQDLMQGSQEALPRGIRRTAILLTLGISLHNFPEGIATYVTASNDLELGFGIAFAVALHNIPEGLAVAGPVYAATGSKRSAVMWAGISGLAEILGGVLAWLILGSLVSPIVMAAIMAAVAGIMVALSVDELMPLAKEIDPNNNPSYGVLCGMSVMGLSLVALQAMGFGG, encoded by the coding sequence ATGTCAGTCCCGTTGATTCTGACCATCCTGGCGGGCGCCGCCACGTTTATTGGCGCCATTCTGGGCGTTATCGGCCAGAAACCTTCCAACCGCGTACTGGCGTTTTCGCTCGGCTTTGCCGCCGGGATCATGCTGCTTATCTCGTTAATGGAGATGCTACCCGCCGCGCTGGCAACCGAAAGTATGCCGCCAATGCTCGGTTACGGCATGTTTGTCGTGGGGTTGCTCGGCTACTTCGCGCTGGATCGCCTGCTGCCCCATGCCCATGCGCAGGATTTAATGCAGGGTTCGCAGGAGGCGCTGCCGCGCGGCATCCGCCGTACCGCTATTCTGCTGACCCTCGGTATCAGTTTGCACAACTTCCCGGAGGGGATCGCCACTTATGTCACCGCCAGCAACGATCTGGAGCTGGGCTTCGGCATCGCTTTTGCCGTGGCTTTACACAATATTCCTGAAGGACTGGCGGTCGCAGGCCCGGTCTACGCGGCGACGGGTTCAAAGCGCAGCGCGGTGATGTGGGCCGGTATTTCCGGCTTAGCGGAGATTCTGGGCGGCGTGCTGGCGTGGCTGATTCTCGGCAGCCTGGTCTCGCCGATAGTGATGGCAGCGATTATGGCGGCGGTCGCGGGGATTATGGTCGCACTGTCGGTGGATGAGTTAATGCCGCTGGCGAAGGAGATCGATCCCAACAACAACCCAAGCTACGGCGTGCTGTGCGGCATGTCGGTGATGGGCTTAAGCCTGGTCGCCCTGCAGGCGATGGGCTTCGGCGGTTAA